One genomic region from Dermacentor variabilis isolate Ectoservices chromosome 6, ASM5094787v1, whole genome shotgun sequence encodes:
- the LOC142586108 gene encoding thiol S-methyltransferase TMT1B-like, with product MASARRAALKPLEFLESRDPALQKEGALRLLEIGAGSGANFEHITRKIRYTNVDPNPEFCNVFLKELKRYPKIELERLVECYGENINELENEQFDVVLFTYLLCSVQDGRKVLEEAKRVLVKGGQLIFLEHVAHPERTWPRLLQSLITPLWKITCANCHLDRNSAKLIESAGFSQVTTNYIYVDMCSILSYQVYGVATP from the exons ATGGCTTCAGCACGGCGCGCTGCGCTCAAGCCTCTGGAGTTCTTGGAGTCACGTGATCCCGCGCTCCAGAAAGAAGGCGCTCTCCGGCTGCTAGAAATTGGCGCGGGTTCAGGAGCCAACTTTGAGCACATCACAAGAAAAATTAGGTACACCAACGTCGATCCCAATCCAGAGTTCTGCAATGTCTTCCTCAAAGAGCTCAAGCGCTACCCAAAG ATTGAATTGGAACGCTTGGTAGAGTGCTACGGTGAAAACATTAATGAGCTTGAGAATGAACAATTCGATGTGGTTTTGTTCACGTATCTCCTGTGCTCAGTTCAAGATGGGAGGAAAGTTCTCGAGGAAGCAAAACGAGTCCTCGTCAAG GGAGGCCAGCTGATTTTCTTGGAGCATGTCGCTCATCCAGAGCGGACATGGCCAAGGCTCCTTCAAAGCCTTATAACTCCACTATGGAAGATCACTTGTGCGAACTGTCATCTTGACAGGAACTCCGCTAAGCTAATAGAAAGTGCTGGATTTTCTCAAGTCACCACTAATTATATTTATGTTGACATGTGCAGTATATTGAGTTATCAAGTTTATGGTGTCGCTACTCCGTAA